Proteins encoded within one genomic window of Dethiobacter alkaliphilus AHT 1:
- a CDS encoding ABC transporter ATP-binding protein, translated as MTVLETRELTKYYGKFLALNKVNLNLERGEVLGFIGPNGAGKTTAIRILLGLLRKSSGEAKLFGQDAWKDAVEIHRRLAYVPGDVHLWPNLTGGEVIDLYSKLRGDINQQRRAEMLKRFDLDPTKKCSTYSKGNRQKVALVAAFASDAELFILDEPTSGLDPLMASVFQDCVAEKKQEGRTVLMSSHILADVEKLCDRVSIIRHGEIVETGTLTELRHLTRTMIAVETAHPLANLEKMGGVYNVNKDGNRANFHVESNRLDEIMQYLVQFGIRSLTSTPPTLEELFMRHYSEELDSLNGKAERSA; from the coding sequence ATGACTGTACTGGAAACAAGAGAACTAACCAAGTATTACGGAAAGTTTTTGGCTCTAAATAAAGTAAACCTTAATTTAGAGCGCGGTGAAGTGTTGGGGTTTATCGGTCCTAACGGAGCCGGTAAGACCACGGCGATTCGTATCTTACTGGGACTTTTGCGCAAAAGTAGCGGGGAGGCAAAATTATTTGGTCAGGATGCCTGGAAGGATGCGGTGGAAATTCATCGAAGACTGGCGTATGTGCCCGGGGATGTGCACCTGTGGCCCAATCTTACCGGTGGAGAGGTTATTGACCTCTACAGTAAACTGCGTGGCGACATCAATCAGCAGCGCCGCGCTGAAATGTTAAAGCGTTTTGATTTGGATCCCACCAAAAAATGCAGCACTTACTCCAAAGGAAATAGGCAAAAGGTGGCACTGGTGGCGGCGTTTGCATCAGATGCGGAACTCTTTATTCTGGATGAACCCACTTCCGGCCTGGATCCGTTGATGGCCAGCGTTTTTCAGGACTGTGTTGCCGAAAAGAAGCAAGAAGGCAGAACAGTACTGATGTCCAGCCATATCCTGGCCGATGTGGAGAAGCTGTGTGACCGGGTAAGCATTATCAGGCATGGTGAAATAGTGGAGACAGGAACACTGACGGAACTTCGTCACCTGACCCGCACAATGATTGCTGTGGAAACGGCTCACCCCCTTGCCAACCTGGAAAAAATGGGCGGCGTTTATAACGTCAATAAAGACGGAAACCGTGCCAACTTCCATGTGGAAAGTAATCGGTTAGATGAGATTATGCAGTATCTTGTACAGTTTGGCATTCGCTCTCTTACCAGTACCCCTCCCACCTTGGAGGAACTGTTCATGCGCCATTACAGTGAAGAGCTGGATAGCCTGAATGGTAAAGCAGAAAGGAGTGCATAA
- a CDS encoding cytochrome b/b6 domain-containing protein — translation MKALLSFLTGKKRRHSLAARVLHWIYAPSILASILSGFYLSFPSPRRGFRNVASAQKTHFIAQFLLIGSYISRIYKSYAVKDYKELVPDAKDIAGLPAFLQHEFFLTSKERKYKKYNPGQKLLFTAFGLLVPLQIFTGLHLYSPRVLQKASVPQKGLGPMRKWHYLSALSIFTLTAGHLYFVFTHDPKKLKSIFTGSE, via the coding sequence GTGAAGGCATTGTTGTCGTTTCTTACTGGAAAAAAGCGCAGACATTCCTTGGCCGCCAGGGTTTTGCACTGGATATATGCCCCGTCCATCTTGGCCAGCATCCTAAGCGGGTTTTATCTGAGCTTTCCTTCTCCTCGCCGTGGTTTTCGCAATGTGGCGTCTGCCCAGAAAACCCATTTTATAGCTCAGTTTTTGCTGATAGGCTCCTACATATCCCGGATTTACAAAAGCTATGCCGTTAAGGATTATAAAGAATTAGTACCCGACGCAAAAGATATTGCCGGGTTGCCGGCATTTTTGCAGCATGAGTTCTTTCTAACCTCTAAAGAGCGGAAATACAAAAAATATAATCCTGGACAAAAGCTCCTCTTTACCGCTTTTGGATTACTGGTACCTTTGCAAATTTTTACAGGTCTGCATCTATATTCACCCCGGGTTTTACAGAAAGCTTCCGTTCCCCAAAAAGGGCTAGGCCCAATGCGCAAATGGCACTACCTGTCCGCCTTAAGCATTTTCACACTTACTGCAGGACACCTTTACTTTGTCTTTACACATGATCCAAAGAAGCTAAAATCAATATTTACAGGTTCTGAATAA
- a CDS encoding helix-turn-helix transcriptional regulator, producing the protein MNRYYYASSTSFKLAVCLHNMGRLTEAEELIHATLKTAKEKDFLWAPQIGGLWVLLGELMRERGSLGEAERCLERGLAVGKVHKPMLGWNNLYKIALLFSQQKFDDALICIREIETINRETNLPYIIMLAATTWQARILVVLEEWEKARELFSCAQLNEDNLVQIVQGKGVLTYTGILMKENKDDKARKLLNRAAELALNGQDQKTHIELLLLKACLEEKTGNSAAAEQCLCTALETGFECGYFQVFLDEGKDTAPVFYRLLDQKDKSTEITLSGELLQYARRVYQAISPDAGQESFKEEPLKLASSPIPGLVEELSTRELEILDLINRGLSNQEISEKLFLSVGTVKWHTSNIYGKLGVKGRTQAIAMARKLNMLPS; encoded by the coding sequence ATGAACAGATATTACTACGCAAGCTCCACCTCATTTAAGTTGGCTGTATGCCTACATAACATGGGTAGACTTACTGAGGCGGAAGAACTGATCCATGCTACTCTGAAAACGGCAAAGGAAAAAGATTTTTTGTGGGCACCCCAGATAGGCGGCCTTTGGGTATTGCTTGGAGAACTGATGAGAGAGCGGGGCAGTTTAGGTGAGGCTGAACGCTGCCTGGAACGCGGCCTGGCCGTGGGTAAGGTTCATAAGCCCATGTTGGGATGGAATAATCTATATAAGATTGCTCTGTTATTTTCACAGCAAAAATTCGACGACGCCCTTATTTGCATACGAGAAATCGAAACCATAAATCGGGAAACTAATCTGCCGTATATTATAATGCTTGCCGCCACTACCTGGCAGGCTCGCATTCTTGTGGTTTTGGAAGAATGGGAAAAGGCACGGGAACTGTTCTCTTGCGCCCAATTAAATGAAGATAACCTTGTGCAAATCGTACAGGGAAAAGGCGTTTTGACATATACCGGCATTTTAATGAAAGAAAACAAGGATGACAAAGCGCGTAAATTATTAAACCGGGCAGCCGAACTGGCCTTAAATGGTCAGGATCAAAAAACACATATTGAGCTACTTCTACTCAAAGCCTGTTTAGAAGAAAAGACCGGCAACTCCGCGGCTGCCGAACAATGCCTGTGTACTGCCCTTGAAACAGGGTTTGAATGTGGATATTTTCAGGTGTTTTTAGATGAAGGCAAAGATACGGCTCCCGTTTTTTATCGTCTGTTAGACCAGAAAGACAAAAGCACAGAAATTACCCTGTCCGGAGAACTGTTACAATATGCCCGGCGGGTCTATCAGGCAATATCACCTGATGCAGGTCAGGAAAGCTTTAAAGAAGAGCCACTTAAACTTGCTTCAAGCCCTATTCCGGGTCTGGTGGAAGAGCTCAGTACCCGGGAACTGGAGATTCTTGATTTAATCAACCGCGGCCTCTCCAACCAGGAGATATCTGAAAAACTATTTCTGTCGGTGGGAACGGTAAAATGGCATACCAGCAATATATACGGCAAGTTGGGGGTAAAGGGAAGAACTCAGGCAATAGCCATGGCCCGCAAACTAAACATGCTCCCAAGCTAA
- a CDS encoding hydrogenase small subunit, protein MFKVKKAGKQSRPKSPLLWLGTNTCGGDALSFMNSLDPGYWDVLTDLIDFRYFYLNMTAEGDMATGILDDAMVRWPGKYILVVEGTVPVKSNGLYSVVGWRNGEPLTALQAVQELGAKARHVIAVGTCASFGGPFAASPNPTGSLPVQSVLDNRVINVPGCPVNPDWMMGTLVHLIRFGEPKLDSFGRPLLFYKETIHNQCQRRHYFDNSIFAKQPGEPWCLYKVGCKGPDTFADCPNRQWSGEHLSWPVKANAPCIGCVNPEFPDGNAPFFEHLSDVYLPGTRVTANRVGAITAAATALGIGAHLTGTILTGRLASTYKKGFSGTKKGLKTIGKLMQGLGKKR, encoded by the coding sequence TTGTTTAAGGTTAAAAAGGCCGGTAAACAGTCCCGGCCGAAGTCCCCACTCCTCTGGCTGGGTACCAATACTTGTGGCGGAGACGCTCTTTCGTTTATGAATTCACTGGACCCGGGTTACTGGGATGTGCTCACGGATCTGATTGACTTCCGGTATTTTTATTTAAATATGACGGCAGAAGGAGATATGGCCACCGGAATCCTGGATGATGCCATGGTTAGATGGCCCGGCAAATATATTTTAGTGGTTGAAGGAACCGTACCCGTCAAGTCTAACGGGCTTTATTCGGTAGTTGGCTGGCGCAACGGGGAACCTCTGACCGCCCTGCAGGCAGTACAGGAACTGGGGGCAAAGGCCCGGCATGTAATAGCGGTGGGCACCTGCGCCTCATTTGGCGGACCTTTTGCCGCCTCGCCCAACCCCACCGGTTCGCTGCCGGTGCAGTCCGTATTGGACAACAGGGTGATAAACGTGCCGGGCTGTCCTGTCAATCCTGACTGGATGATGGGGACGCTGGTTCACCTGATACGTTTTGGCGAGCCCAAGCTGGATAGTTTTGGCCGGCCTCTGTTGTTCTACAAAGAGACCATCCACAACCAATGCCAACGGCGCCATTACTTTGACAACAGTATTTTTGCCAAACAGCCAGGAGAGCCTTGGTGCCTCTACAAGGTTGGATGCAAAGGGCCGGACACCTTTGCCGACTGCCCTAATCGTCAATGGAGTGGAGAACATTTAAGCTGGCCGGTGAAAGCTAATGCCCCGTGTATTGGTTGTGTTAATCCTGAGTTTCCCGATGGCAACGCGCCGTTTTTTGAGCATCTCTCAGATGTGTACCTGCCGGGGACCCGGGTAACCGCTAACCGGGTAGGCGCCATAACTGCAGCGGCCACCGCCCTTGGTATTGGTGCGCACTTAACAGGTACTATCCTGACCGGCAGGCTTGCCAGTACATATAAAAAGGGATTTTCAGGCACAAAGAAAGGGTTAAAGACCATAGGCAAATTAATGCAAGGCCTGGGCAAAAAGCGGTAA
- a CDS encoding chorismate mutase, with the protein MTINDARRKIDEIDQDIISLLGKRRRCVTEIGELKANKVKVRDIGREQLILKNLKQQAIKDGLDPEFIEKVYKEIFAYFIQCQNDMLET; encoded by the coding sequence GTGACGATTAATGATGCAAGAAGAAAAATAGACGAAATAGATCAAGACATTATTAGCTTGTTAGGGAAAAGAAGGCGTTGTGTAACAGAGATAGGTGAATTAAAGGCCAATAAAGTAAAGGTCAGGGATATTGGCCGGGAGCAGCTAATTCTTAAGAATTTGAAGCAACAAGCAATAAAAGATGGGTTGGACCCTGAATTCATAGAGAAAGTTTATAAGGAAATTTTTGCTTACTTTATACAGTGCCAAAATGATATGCTTGAAACCTAA
- a CDS encoding MalT transcriptional regulator family protein, whose product MVGNILKIKTSVPPQGANILPRPCILESLDHGLWAAEGFTYPLTLVSAPAGFGKTTLIRSWLTGREDRAAWYALDEADNKEDRFWLYLISSLQTLKADLGEGPMEMLRSNALSAESEDIESFLVTLLNELFALDKPYILVLDDYHLIENVRIHKNMAFFIENLPPTLHLAITTRSDPPWPLSRWRAKRKMAELRLDQLRFNEEETGRLLTETKGLALSEAQLNTLHEKTEGWIAGLQLAAYSLTSNNNKDRFIHEFAGNQRNVFNFLSEEVFTRQPEAVREFLMQTSILNRFCAPLCDAITGSNDSAEVLSALEAANLFVIPLDNQGIWYRYHHLFSDLLRHQLSSRQPEMITELHNKAGKWFFEANELSEAVYHFLTVKNLDKVAEILHANSKEIVESEGPNLIVRCLDSFPDEILRKYPLLAVYKALYHLMRKGREEVGALLALAEENADEKLKNHREYSSIVALVKAYHNLFSHKIPQALEHAQEALRLLPADNYFLRINIAIISGDTQLFLGDPKLPTPFILKPTKPAAR is encoded by the coding sequence ATGGTTGGAAACATTTTAAAAATAAAAACCAGCGTTCCTCCGCAGGGGGCCAATATTTTGCCCCGCCCCTGCATACTGGAATCACTGGATCATGGTCTTTGGGCGGCGGAAGGCTTTACCTACCCATTGACGCTGGTTTCTGCCCCGGCAGGGTTTGGCAAAACCACCCTTATCCGAAGCTGGCTGACCGGCCGTGAAGACCGGGCCGCCTGGTATGCCTTGGATGAAGCTGACAATAAGGAAGATCGGTTCTGGCTGTATCTGATATCCTCACTGCAAACGTTAAAAGCGGATTTGGGAGAAGGGCCAATGGAGATGCTGCGCTCCAATGCTTTGTCCGCAGAATCTGAAGATATTGAATCGTTCCTGGTTACTCTGTTAAACGAGTTATTTGCGCTGGATAAACCATACATTCTGGTTCTCGATGATTACCACCTGATTGAGAATGTCCGGATTCATAAGAATATGGCCTTTTTCATAGAAAACCTCCCTCCCACATTACATCTGGCCATCACTACCCGTTCCGACCCTCCCTGGCCTTTATCCCGCTGGCGCGCCAAGAGGAAAATGGCCGAATTGCGTCTTGATCAACTCAGGTTCAATGAAGAGGAAACCGGCAGATTACTTACAGAAACAAAAGGCCTGGCGCTAAGTGAAGCGCAGCTTAATACCCTGCATGAAAAAACAGAAGGCTGGATTGCAGGTTTACAGTTGGCCGCCTACTCGCTTACATCAAATAACAATAAGGATAGATTTATTCACGAGTTTGCCGGCAACCAACGCAACGTATTTAACTTTCTCAGCGAGGAGGTTTTTACCAGACAACCGGAGGCTGTGCGTGAATTTTTGATGCAGACATCAATTCTAAACCGCTTTTGCGCACCATTATGCGATGCGATTACCGGCAGCAACGACAGTGCGGAAGTCCTTTCTGCCCTGGAGGCTGCAAACCTGTTTGTAATTCCCCTGGATAACCAGGGAATATGGTACCGGTATCATCACCTCTTTTCCGACCTGCTACGCCACCAGCTATCAAGCAGGCAGCCGGAAATGATAACTGAATTACATAATAAGGCAGGAAAATGGTTTTTTGAGGCAAACGAACTCAGCGAAGCGGTTTATCATTTTTTAACTGTTAAAAACTTAGATAAAGTAGCTGAAATACTTCATGCTAACAGTAAAGAAATAGTTGAGTCGGAAGGCCCGAACCTTATTGTCCGCTGCCTGGATAGCTTCCCGGATGAGATATTACGAAAGTATCCCCTTTTAGCCGTATATAAGGCACTTTATCACCTTATGAGGAAAGGCAGGGAGGAAGTGGGCGCCTTACTGGCATTGGCTGAAGAAAATGCGGATGAAAAGCTAAAAAATCACCGGGAATACAGCAGTATCGTAGCTTTGGTAAAGGCTTATCATAACCTTTTCTCCCATAAAATTCCCCAGGCACTGGAGCATGCACAAGAAGCATTGCGGCTGTTACCTGCCGACAACTATTTTTTAAGAATCAATATAGCCATAATTTCCGGTGACACTCAGCTGTTTTTGGGCGATCCTAAATTGCCTACCCCTTTTATCTTGAAGCCCACCAAACCAGCAGCAAGATGA
- a CDS encoding TetR/AcrR family transcriptional regulator, with protein MREELSKAEQTRERILNVAIREFALQGYNKASTNHIMEQVGMAKGLLFHYYSNKQKLYLACLQKVLAEVQKELDQFMQQMPQDLFERLASFLRWKNQLAIDQPLTFRFLLGISKLPSGVRSNADGMLVSLRKKNSQLLADYDQTLWDPKVNQKDALEVVVLLFDSMDHKWVQQMDADTPQDQKELLCYALRLLDVLKVGFYRTN; from the coding sequence ATGAGGGAAGAACTGAGCAAGGCAGAACAGACCAGAGAGAGAATTCTTAATGTTGCTATTCGGGAGTTTGCTCTGCAAGGGTACAATAAAGCCTCCACCAACCATATTATGGAGCAGGTAGGCATGGCCAAAGGACTGCTCTTTCACTACTATTCGAATAAACAAAAGCTATACCTGGCGTGCTTGCAGAAAGTACTGGCTGAAGTCCAGAAGGAACTAGATCAGTTTATGCAACAGATGCCTCAGGACCTTTTTGAACGCCTGGCCAGTTTTCTTAGATGGAAGAACCAACTGGCCATAGACCAGCCACTAACCTTTCGCTTTCTGTTGGGCATATCCAAACTGCCCTCCGGGGTGCGTTCAAATGCAGATGGAATGCTTGTTTCCTTGAGGAAAAAGAATAGCCAACTGTTAGCGGACTACGATCAAACCCTATGGGACCCTAAAGTTAACCAAAAGGATGCTTTGGAAGTGGTGGTGCTGCTCTTTGATTCCATGGACCACAAATGGGTGCAGCAAATGGACGCTGATACACCGCAAGACCAGAAAGAGCTGCTGTGTTATGCACTACGACTATTAGACGTACTTAAGGTTGGTTTCTATCGGACCAATTAA
- a CDS encoding 3-deoxy-7-phosphoheptulonate synthase, with protein sequence MTMKFIKRIPTADEIMEMIPVPSHIKDIKEKRDGEIRNILENKDERFLLIIGPCSADNEDSVCEYIGRLAQVQEKVKDKVLIIPRIYTNKPRTNGVGYKGMAHQPDPRKKPNLCEGIKAIRKMHLRAISESYMPAADEMLYPENYIYLSDVLGYVAIGARSVENQQHRLTVSGVEAPVGMKNPTSGDRSVMFNSIIAAQQSHSFAFAGWEVETTGNPLTHAILRGAVDCTGRNIPNYHYEDLILVAEDYEKLGLLNPAIIVDTNHSNSMKCFSEQPRIAKEVLMSRKYDILLNKMIKGLMIESYMVEGKQGVGENIYGKSITDACLGWDGTEKLIYDIAESI encoded by the coding sequence ATGACAATGAAGTTCATTAAGCGAATTCCCACAGCGGATGAAATTATGGAAATGATACCCGTACCGAGCCACATTAAAGATATCAAAGAAAAAAGGGATGGGGAGATAAGAAATATCCTGGAGAATAAGGATGAAAGATTTCTTTTAATAATAGGCCCCTGTTCAGCGGATAATGAAGATTCTGTTTGCGAATATATTGGAAGGCTTGCACAGGTTCAGGAAAAGGTTAAAGATAAAGTTTTAATTATCCCCAGGATCTACACCAATAAGCCTCGTACAAATGGTGTGGGCTATAAGGGGATGGCGCATCAACCGGATCCCCGCAAAAAGCCAAATTTATGTGAGGGTATAAAAGCCATCAGGAAAATGCATTTAAGGGCAATAAGCGAATCTTACATGCCTGCAGCAGATGAAATGCTTTACCCGGAAAACTATATCTACCTTTCAGACGTCTTAGGCTATGTTGCCATTGGTGCCCGTTCAGTGGAAAATCAGCAGCACAGACTAACTGTAAGTGGAGTTGAAGCACCGGTTGGCATGAAAAATCCCACAAGCGGCGACCGGTCTGTAATGTTTAATTCCATTATTGCAGCACAACAGAGCCATTCTTTTGCCTTTGCCGGATGGGAGGTGGAAACTACCGGCAATCCCCTCACTCATGCAATTTTAAGAGGTGCTGTGGACTGTACCGGTAGAAATATCCCTAATTATCACTATGAGGATCTAATTCTGGTTGCTGAGGACTATGAAAAGCTGGGACTTCTAAATCCGGCCATCATTGTTGATACTAACCACTCAAATTCAATGAAATGCTTCTCTGAACAGCCCAGGATTGCAAAAGAGGTCTTAATGAGTAGAAAATATGATATTTTGCTGAACAAAATGATTAAAGGTCTGATGATTGAAAGCTACATGGTGGAAGGAAAACAGGGCGTCGGTGAAAATATATATGGTAAATCAATTACAGACGCATGCCTGGGATGGGATGGTACTGAAAAGTTAATTTATGATATTGCTGAAAGTATCTAA
- a CDS encoding nickel-dependent hydrogenase large subunit → MPSKITLGPITRAQNSCSVEVSIENGAVVDARCGVDFFRGFELILKGRDPRDAGYLSQRICGICSAAHGTAAAMALEDAAQIRPPRNGALLRNLILGADFMQDHFRHFYIYGLPDYVEGPDMGPFAPGYTKGFRLSKKKNDLLMKHYQQALDIARLNHEMVTLLAGKAPHNQGLLAGGCTVPPAADILADFQSKLKKVRAFIKDVMMTDMMILAETYSDYYHIGTRAADFLEFGLFTHPENNQKRYFPSGALIHGQNKEVNSNLIAEHLRNSWYDEEAGAQHPAQGKTIPNREKSGAYSWVKAPRYDGKSVEGGPLARLWIKGDYQRGVSVMDRNMARVLETEKIADLMVQWLAELEPGKPVFKSFKMPSKAEGIGLTGAMRGPLGHWLKIEKGRIAHYQIITPTAWNFSPRDASGQLGPVEEALIGTTIEDEKEPVEIGRVIRSFDICSACASH, encoded by the coding sequence ATGCCATCAAAAATCACACTGGGGCCAATTACCCGGGCCCAGAATTCCTGTTCTGTGGAAGTTTCCATCGAAAACGGCGCAGTGGTAGATGCCCGCTGCGGCGTAGATTTTTTCCGGGGATTTGAGCTAATCCTTAAAGGCAGAGACCCGCGGGATGCCGGTTATTTATCACAAAGGATCTGCGGTATTTGCTCTGCTGCGCACGGAACGGCGGCTGCAATGGCCCTGGAAGATGCTGCGCAAATACGGCCGCCCCGTAACGGTGCACTATTGCGCAATTTAATCCTGGGTGCGGACTTTATGCAGGACCATTTCCGGCATTTCTACATCTATGGCTTGCCCGACTATGTAGAGGGACCCGACATGGGTCCGTTTGCCCCCGGATATACCAAGGGGTTTCGTTTATCAAAAAAGAAGAATGACCTGTTGATGAAGCACTATCAACAAGCTTTGGATATAGCCCGGTTAAACCATGAGATGGTAACGCTTCTGGCAGGCAAAGCTCCCCACAATCAAGGATTGTTGGCAGGTGGGTGTACTGTGCCTCCGGCAGCGGATATTCTTGCTGATTTCCAATCAAAATTAAAAAAAGTAAGAGCCTTCATTAAAGATGTGATGATGACCGATATGATGATTTTGGCTGAAACCTACTCCGACTATTATCATATCGGTACCAGAGCTGCCGATTTTCTGGAGTTTGGACTATTTACCCACCCTGAGAATAACCAAAAACGATATTTTCCCTCCGGAGCGTTAATTCACGGACAGAACAAAGAAGTAAACAGCAACCTTATTGCAGAGCATCTGCGAAATTCCTGGTATGACGAAGAAGCGGGAGCACAACATCCCGCTCAGGGCAAAACCATACCAAACCGGGAGAAATCAGGCGCTTATTCCTGGGTAAAAGCACCTCGCTATGACGGCAAATCCGTAGAAGGTGGGCCGCTGGCGCGACTGTGGATTAAAGGTGATTATCAAAGAGGGGTCTCTGTTATGGACAGGAATATGGCCCGTGTGCTGGAAACGGAGAAGATAGCCGATTTAATGGTGCAATGGTTGGCTGAGCTTGAACCGGGCAAGCCGGTTTTTAAAAGCTTTAAGATGCCGTCAAAAGCAGAGGGTATTGGCCTTACCGGCGCGATGCGCGGACCTTTGGGTCACTGGTTGAAAATAGAAAAGGGAAGAATTGCTCATTACCAGATTATCACGCCAACGGCCTGGAATTTCTCACCACGGGATGCTTCCGGGCAATTAGGCCCGGTGGAGGAAGCCCTTATCGGGACAACCATCGAAGATGAAAAGGAACCTGTGGAAATAGGCAGAGTGATTCGTTCTTTTGATATATGTTCAGCATGTGCCAGCCATTAA
- a CDS encoding universal stress protein, which produces MKILVCVDGSEQSKRALEETVYIAGGYNVEEVSVIHVLNYRPESHGEVAFPANEHLEYYNQLKHKAKSDSQHILSEAVELLESKKLKVTPIFEEGHPATIINKLAEAEGYDIIILGSKGLSGLKKVLFGSVSNAVLQGAQCNVYIVK; this is translated from the coding sequence ATGAAAATTTTGGTGTGCGTAGATGGGTCGGAACAAAGCAAGCGGGCTTTAGAAGAAACGGTATATATTGCCGGGGGATATAATGTAGAAGAAGTCAGTGTAATACATGTTCTTAATTACAGGCCAGAGAGCCATGGAGAAGTGGCATTTCCGGCAAATGAGCATTTAGAGTATTACAATCAGTTAAAACATAAAGCAAAAAGCGATAGCCAGCATATTTTATCAGAAGCGGTGGAACTTTTGGAAAGCAAAAAATTAAAAGTAACCCCAATCTTTGAAGAAGGCCATCCGGCTACAATCATAAATAAATTGGCTGAAGCTGAAGGGTACGATATTATCATATTAGGGAGTAAAGGTTTAAGTGGTTTGAAAAAAGTTCTCTTCGGCAGTGTAAGTAATGCAGTGCTGCAGGGAGCACAATGTAATGTCTACATTGTAAAATAA
- a CDS encoding alpha/beta fold hydrolase — MERFFELRTHKLAYRLQETPGKDRVLFLHGLGANLSQFDREFTRLAKDYSVAALSLRGQGNSTRPPGDNPDDMKISALAFDVIQWMHAHKWEQPHVIACSMGGVVALEILQQQSQLFKSLITFGTTPKLKLPKMAIKAGAWLSDIFLPGLFPNWMAKTLPKTTTDKPEAQQRFAADLKVAYGQRKTIYQLRCELANYDYTQVLYESIIPVLLLQGEKDTAINKEIEKLWPKLKENPFVKREFIKDAGHIANYDQPQAFYNSVIHFFEELES, encoded by the coding sequence TACAGGAAACACCAGGTAAGGATCGCGTCCTTTTCCTCCATGGCTTGGGAGCGAATCTTAGTCAGTTTGACCGGGAGTTTACTCGCCTGGCAAAGGATTACTCAGTAGCAGCACTTTCTTTACGTGGTCAGGGTAACTCCACTCGCCCTCCTGGCGATAACCCTGATGATATGAAGATTTCAGCTCTGGCGTTCGATGTGATTCAATGGATGCATGCCCATAAATGGGAGCAACCTCACGTCATCGCCTGTTCTATGGGAGGAGTAGTTGCCTTAGAAATCTTACAGCAGCAAAGCCAATTGTTTAAGAGCCTCATTACCTTTGGCACCACCCCGAAGCTTAAGCTCCCCAAAATGGCTATTAAAGCCGGGGCTTGGCTATCTGATATTTTTTTGCCTGGACTTTTCCCCAATTGGATGGCTAAGACTCTGCCGAAGACTACCACCGATAAGCCAGAAGCTCAACAACGTTTCGCTGCAGACCTGAAAGTAGCCTATGGTCAGCGAAAAACCATCTACCAGCTTCGCTGTGAATTAGCCAACTATGATTACACCCAAGTGCTATACGAATCTATCATTCCTGTACTACTTCTCCAGGGCGAAAAAGATACTGCTATAAATAAGGAAATTGAAAAACTATGGCCGAAGCTTAAGGAAAACCCTTTTGTGAAACGGGAATTTATAAAAGATGCAGGCCATATTGCCAATTACGATCAGCCCCAGGCTTTTTATAATAGTGTAATCCATTTTTTTGAGGAGCTAGAGTCATGA
- a CDS encoding cysteine-rich small domain-containing protein translates to MMIKKKQQASQGNEYWRGTEYAFINHKKCESFPCHATDDPDNFNCLFCYCPLYALGDACGGCFQYTEGGIKDCSGCTIPHDKDNYGYITERFNEIVELTKWVKANKPSK, encoded by the coding sequence ATGATGATAAAAAAAAAACAACAGGCATCACAGGGAAACGAATACTGGCGAGGAACAGAATACGCCTTTATTAATCACAAGAAATGCGAATCTTTCCCCTGTCATGCTACAGATGATCCGGACAACTTTAACTGCCTGTTTTGCTATTGCCCGCTTTACGCTCTGGGCGATGCTTGTGGCGGTTGTTTTCAGTACACAGAAGGTGGCATCAAAGACTGCAGCGGCTGCACCATTCCGCACGATAAAGATAATTACGGTTATATAACAGAGCGTTTTAACGAAATCGTTGAATTAACCAAATGGGTAAAAGCTAACAAACCTTCAAAATAG
- the tlp gene encoding small acid-soluble spore protein Tlp, which produces MKHNPDDRSDNVERIQKNIDMTIENMHRADEMIEKTDDPNMKKTLKEKNDRREHALGGMRLEIEDEAKAREKRK; this is translated from the coding sequence ATGAAACACAATCCGGATGATCGTAGCGATAATGTAGAACGTATTCAGAAAAACATTGACATGACCATCGAAAACATGCACCGTGCAGATGAAATGATCGAGAAAACAGATGACCCCAACATGAAGAAAACCCTCAAAGAAAAGAACGACCGCAGGGAGCATGCATTAGGTGGTATGCGCCTGGAGATTGAAGATGAGGCAAAAGCCAGAGAAAAAAGAAAGTAA